In Lujinxingia vulgaris, the following are encoded in one genomic region:
- a CDS encoding RCC1 domain-containing protein gives MRGTTGKCPGCDGTGEVASPCEERGCNKRGLHFISNAHWEQAHRGVAEQPDPVIGQMVGDFLVVGTLGSGGFGRVYLAYQSPLLRLKGALKLINVDTDDPEFSQALLRKFQSEAEVLAHLSHPNIVRLLKYGIHAGRPYLVMEFIDGSRTLRDEIHARTLDGRGFSADEILTITNQLLNGLGAAHQDSIVHRDIKPENIMIQAVVGNPLYVRLLDFGLAKFVEHKSDTRWHLGSPNYMAPEQISRKNLGPWTDLYAVSVMLFEFLSGRRPFPGATEQEVLIKKIKEEFDPLGEVADLNFPQVTRDFLARGLARDPQKRFQDVEALRQAMHPAVEALAGQLGPRGTLLPAQTAHLASRDLLDLKTVRGDADQLASAADARPTSRVTPDDLATRRVSSAEELASDAENKDNKDSEEVALNVVEARSDAAAPPAEDARSTTSDNPDIHTALTEEQVAVAGPSASANADAAPGVATEADAPDAPDIHTVLTEQHVAVAGPPLKTQVVASEIDAPEVNAPEVAVATGDAHADDGEVEAQALSDVVVETENDTGAEARVDASISSLTPPDEASASTRRPLFWSVGLLALALAGVGLANAYGPSLTGGAAPEDAPAEASTDLKAQSGAEIENLSALPDPDALSIAPLIENASHTVRGALIAAAEGLPSDATPTAPPRLVQQMALGKFHSCILLREGQVRCWGANFDAELGLGHRERIGDDEPASEAGFVDLGERAIAIAAAGDYNASFTCALLESGDLRCWGSNHFGQLGLGRDVRRIGEDELPADIEPITMAGPVKALTVGAMQYATHACALLEDGALKCWGNNRYGQLGLGHTHHLGKAEVPANINPVDVGAEVLDISAGKFHTCAHLEGGELKCWGRNQAGQLGQGHTDNIGDNEHPAAVDPIDVGDEVVAVSAGRSHTCALLPEGRARCWGWNEHGQLGLGHTNNIGDNEPPAEAGDIDAGGSILQIDAGGLHTCALLEGGRVRCWGDNRFGQLGYGHRRSVGTDAPPSQATDVYLGGKAVAIEASNYHTCALLEDDTMRCWGFNDFGQLGYGHTDLIGDDEAPAIAGAVPAYELDSPDSPDAPAASLSSGR, from the coding sequence GCGAAGAGCGCGGCTGCAACAAGCGCGGGCTGCACTTCATCTCCAACGCTCACTGGGAGCAGGCCCACCGCGGCGTGGCCGAGCAGCCCGACCCGGTGATCGGCCAGATGGTCGGCGACTTCCTGGTCGTGGGCACCCTGGGATCGGGTGGATTCGGGCGCGTGTACCTGGCGTACCAGTCGCCGCTCTTGAGGCTTAAAGGGGCGCTCAAGCTCATCAACGTCGACACCGACGATCCCGAGTTCTCCCAGGCGCTGTTGCGCAAGTTCCAGAGCGAGGCGGAGGTGCTCGCGCACTTGAGCCACCCCAACATCGTGCGCCTGCTCAAGTACGGCATCCACGCCGGGCGGCCTTATCTGGTGATGGAGTTCATCGACGGCAGCCGCACCCTGCGCGATGAGATCCACGCCCGCACCCTCGACGGCCGCGGCTTTAGCGCCGACGAGATCCTCACCATCACCAACCAGCTCCTCAACGGCCTGGGCGCGGCCCACCAGGACAGCATCGTCCACCGCGACATCAAGCCCGAAAACATCATGATCCAGGCCGTCGTGGGCAACCCCCTCTACGTGCGTCTGCTGGATTTCGGGCTGGCCAAGTTCGTCGAGCATAAAAGCGATACGCGCTGGCACCTGGGCTCGCCAAATTATATGGCCCCCGAGCAGATCTCGCGCAAAAACCTGGGGCCCTGGACCGATCTTTACGCCGTCAGCGTGATGCTCTTTGAGTTCTTGAGCGGCCGCCGCCCCTTCCCCGGCGCCACCGAGCAGGAGGTGCTGATCAAGAAGATCAAAGAGGAGTTCGATCCTCTTGGCGAAGTTGCCGATCTGAACTTCCCGCAGGTCACGCGCGACTTTCTGGCCCGCGGTCTCGCACGCGATCCCCAAAAACGTTTTCAGGATGTCGAAGCGCTACGCCAGGCCATGCACCCGGCCGTCGAGGCACTCGCCGGACAGCTCGGCCCCCGGGGCACGCTGCTGCCCGCGCAGACCGCGCACCTGGCCTCCCGGGATCTTCTCGACCTTAAGACGGTGCGCGGCGACGCCGACCAGCTCGCCAGCGCGGCCGACGCCCGCCCCACCTCTCGGGTCACCCCCGACGACCTCGCCACGCGCCGCGTCTCCAGCGCCGAAGAACTCGCCAGCGACGCCGAGAACAAGGACAACAAAGACAGCGAGGAGGTCGCGCTTAACGTCGTTGAAGCTCGTTCCGACGCCGCCGCTCCTCCCGCCGAAGACGCCCGGTCTACGACCTCCGACAACCCCGACATCCACACTGCGCTCACCGAGGAGCAAGTTGCGGTCGCCGGTCCCTCCGCCTCAGCCAACGCCGACGCCGCACCGGGTGTTGCGACCGAGGCCGACGCACCCGACGCCCCCGACATCCACACCGTGCTCACCGAGCAACATGTGGCGGTCGCCGGTCCGCCTCTCAAAACTCAAGTCGTCGCCTCCGAAATCGACGCCCCCGAAGTCAACGCGCCGGAAGTCGCCGTCGCCACAGGCGATGCGCATGCTGACGATGGTGAGGTTGAGGCTCAAGCGCTAAGTGACGTGGTTGTTGAGACGGAAAACGACACCGGCGCAGAGGCCCGGGTCGACGCCAGCATCTCCTCCCTCACTCCGCCCGACGAGGCGTCCGCCTCCACCCGTCGCCCCTTGTTCTGGAGCGTGGGACTTCTGGCGCTCGCGCTCGCTGGCGTGGGGCTGGCCAACGCCTACGGCCCCTCCCTCACCGGAGGCGCCGCTCCCGAAGATGCGCCGGCCGAGGCCAGCACCGACCTCAAAGCGCAGAGCGGTGCCGAGATCGAAAACCTGAGCGCCTTACCCGACCCCGACGCCCTCTCGATCGCCCCGCTCATTGAGAACGCAAGCCACACTGTCAGAGGTGCCCTGATCGCTGCCGCCGAGGGTCTTCCGAGCGATGCCACTCCTACCGCGCCCCCCCGTCTCGTGCAGCAGATGGCGCTCGGCAAGTTCCACAGCTGCATCCTGCTGCGCGAGGGCCAGGTGCGTTGCTGGGGCGCAAACTTCGACGCCGAGCTGGGCCTGGGCCACCGCGAGCGCATCGGCGACGATGAGCCCGCCTCGGAGGCCGGGTTTGTGGATCTTGGCGAGCGGGCCATCGCGATCGCGGCCGCCGGCGACTACAACGCCTCGTTTACCTGCGCGCTCTTAGAGAGCGGCGACCTGCGCTGCTGGGGCAGCAACCATTTTGGCCAGCTGGGCCTGGGCCGCGACGTGCGCCGCATCGGCGAAGACGAGCTCCCCGCCGACATTGAGCCCATCACCATGGCCGGCCCGGTCAAAGCGCTGACCGTCGGCGCGATGCAGTACGCCACCCACGCCTGTGCCCTTTTGGAAGACGGCGCTCTCAAATGCTGGGGCAACAACCGCTACGGGCAGCTCGGCCTTGGCCACACCCACCACCTGGGCAAGGCGGAGGTCCCGGCCAACATCAACCCGGTCGACGTCGGCGCCGAAGTCCTCGACATCAGCGCCGGAAAGTTCCACACCTGCGCACACTTAGAGGGCGGCGAACTCAAATGCTGGGGCCGAAACCAGGCCGGACAGCTCGGTCAGGGCCACACCGACAACATCGGCGACAACGAGCACCCCGCCGCCGTCGACCCCATCGATGTGGGCGATGAGGTTGTGGCGGTCTCCGCCGGCCGCAGTCACACCTGCGCGCTCCTCCCCGAAGGACGCGCCCGCTGCTGGGGCTGGAACGAGCACGGCCAGCTGGGCCTGGGCCACACCAACAACATCGGCGACAACGAGCCCCCGGCAGAGGCCGGCGACATCGACGCCGGCGGCTCGATTTTGCAGATCGACGCCGGCGGCCTGCACACCTGCGCGCTCTTAGAGGGCGGCCGGGTGCGCTGCTGGGGCGACAACCGCTTCGGCCAGCTCGGCTACGGCCACCGCCGCTCCGTCGGCACCGACGCCCCTCCCTCTCAGGCCACCGACGTCTACCTGGGCGGCAAAGCCGTGGCCATCGAAGCCTCCAACTACCACACCTGCGCGCTCCTCGAAGACGACACAATGCGCTGCTGGGGTTTTAATGATTTTGGCCAGCTCGGCTACGGCCACACCGACCTTATCGGCGATGATGAGGCCCCCGCCATCGCCGGAGCGGTGCCCGCCTATGAGCTCGATTCGCCCGACTCGCCAGATGCTCCCGCCGCGTCACTTTCATCAGGTAGATGA